Part of the Paenibacillus guangzhouensis genome is shown below.
CTTTTCCCGTTCACTTGCAGGTCGCGGGCTACGGAGTAGTGATCCTTTTTGGACATGATGCTGCGCCTCCTAAATTATTCTCGAAGGAGTCTCCTTCGATCTAGAGTCCAATTTGAAATGCTGTTCGTTTCATCTAGTGAAACGCAATTTCAAATTAATGATTTACCTTAAGTATAACTGGATAACTTGTTGTCGTAAAGGGTTTTTTAACCGGAGGCCTTCTTGGATTATTTCAATAAAATATCGATAATTTCTGAAAATTTTACCATGAATCGATCATGAAAATGTTTACAATGGATGGAATATCACCACACCCCGCAAAGGCTTCTGAAGCGGTAGGAAGGAGACGTTGTTATGCCATTCCTGGATAAGCCTCGATTCAAGTCCATTCGTTATAAGCTGATATTCGGCTTCCTCATCGTGATGCTCCCACTGATTGCCTTCTTGCTGTACAACAATTTCTACGCGATTGAGGTGGTGCGAAGCCAAATCGCGAAGTCCTTCAGCAATCTGACGGCCTTATATATGGGACAGATTGATCGGAATTTAGAGGAACTCGATAAGTATCTCTACAATTTGTCAGCGCAGAATACAGACCTCCTCAGTCTCGAGTTTCCGGAAGACCGCGATCCCGATCAATATTATTTTGCGAAAATAAGGCTGTTCAACGCATTAACCGATGATATCGCGAATTACCCGCTGGCCGATATGTTCTTCGTCTATTCCGCCGCCAATGATGAATTGATCACAACGCCTTACCGTGGTACGGAGTACGCCGAGCATGAAGCGCGCAAGGCCGATGTGAACCGATTTTTCAATCAGGAACACTATGTATCGAAGCAGATCTCAAGACAATGGTTCGTTCGGCAAATCCATCAGACGTATTACCTTAGCCATATCGTGCCGGTTAGCGAAGGGGTGTTCATCGGGGCATGGGTGAGAGCGAGTAATCTCATGATGCCTATGAGCTTGATTGATCTGGGGGAGCAGGGAAGGACGGTACTGTCGACGAGCGAGGAACAGCCGATGTCTGATGCATCCTTTATCAGTCAGAATGGCATCGATCTTGCCTTGCACAATCAACCTTACAATATGACGGGCACGAAGGATCGTTATCTCGTCGTCGGAGATCGGTCGAGCAAAGGGGATTTTACGCTGCTCGCCTTAATTCCGGATCGTGTGATTCTTGAACAGCTGCCTTTTCTTCAACGGATGGGATCCGTTATCTCGATCGGGGCCGCGGTACTCATGATTGCTGTGCTGTTAGGTCTTCGGAAAGTCATCTTGCTTCCGATCAACCGCATAGTAACGGCGATGCGCCGGGTGCAGGACGGGAACCTCGACGTTCGCATTGCACAAGGCAGTGCGAGCATGGAATTTGAGCTGATGAATGCGACGTTCAACACGATGGCTTCCCAGATCAAAGAGCTCAAAATTCATGTCTACGAAGAGCAATTGAATCTGCAGCGCGCAGAGCTGCAATATTTGCATCTACAGATGAAACCGCACTTCTTCCTAAACGCGCTGAACATTATCTATAATCTGGCCGAAGTAAGGGATTACAGCTTAATTCAGGACATGTCCCGAAGTCTCGTCCAGCATTTCCGCTTCATGTTCCGCAGTAATCTCAGCTTGGTACTGCTCCAAGACGAGTTAGAGCATACTCGCAATTACCTGCATATCCAAGAGCTTCGTTTTCCCGGCCATGTCTCCTTTGAGATTGATTATCCCGAATCCTTCGTGCACGCTAGCGTACCGCCTTTAATCATTCAGACCTTCGTGGAGAACACCGTGAAGCATGCAGTCACATTGGATGAACCGCTGCTGATTCGCGTAAGGGTGGAACCTATTGCATCGAGTGAAGGAGAAGAGCAGTATATGAAAATCCTCATCGAAGATACCGGAGGCGGATTCCCTGCACAGGTGCTTGAGCAGCTGCAGCGAGGGGAGGACATGGGCCGTCGGGAGGGCGAGCATATCGGCGTCTGGAATGTCCAGCGAAGGCTGGGTTTGCTCTATCAAGGAAAGGCGAAGCTATTGTTCTATAACGGCTCAACATGCGGTGCGGTTGTGGAGATTCATCTCCCTGTACGGATACAAGCATAATTAGATGAAGGAGGTCAAAACCCATGTTTCAGGTTCTTATTGTGGATGACGAGCTGCATGCGGTAAAAGGGGTTGCTTCGGGGGTCGATTGGGCGCGGATTGGCGTGACGAAAATCCATCAAGCCTATAATATTCGGCAGGCTAAAGAGGTATTTGAGCAGCATCCCGTTGAGCTCATGGTCTGTGACATTGAGATGCCTCAAGGCAGCGGGCTAGAGCTTATGGCTTGGGTGAAGGAACGATACCCAGAGACGATCGTCGTATTCCTGACCTGTCATGCGGATTTTCAGTTCGCGCGCCAGGCGCTGCAGCTTGGAAGCTTCGATTATCTCTTGAAGCCGGTCAGGTACGCGGAGCTGGAGAGCGTGCTTGCGCGTGGGATTGAGCGATTGGAGAAGTTGAGAGCACAGTCGGTATTCAATCAGACATATCTTCACTATCAGCGATTATGGGAGTCGCATCAGCCGCTGCTGATCGAGCGGTTCTGGCTGCATTTGATTGGACGTGAAATTCCTTCCCACCCGGATCGTATTCAGGAGGTGCTCGTGAAGCAGGGCATTCCTTATCGGGCGGAACAACGCTTTATCCCCGTATTTATTCGGATACAACGTTGGCATAAGGAGCTGTCGCTGCGTGAAGAGAAGATCATGGCTTACGCCTTGCGCAGCACGCTGCAGGAAGCCGCTGCCGAGCATGGGGTGGACGGCATTTGCATTCAGGTGCAACGCGGCGAAGCTCTAGCAATTTTTGAACAAGAGAATTTGTCTTTGGACAAGGTGCGCGAAGCGATGCAACACTATGTTCGTTTCTGTACGCAATACTACTATTGCGACCTGTCCTGTTATGTTGGGGAACCCGCAACGATGCACCATATGACGGATCGCTACGAGCAGCTCGTGCTCCATGACGCAGAGAATGTCACGCGGATGAATGAAGTGTTCGTCACGGAGGAAGTAGTGAAGAAGCAGGATCTATGGGAGCTGCCGCGGATGGAGATGTGGTCCGAATATATGATGAGAGGAGAACGGGGCAAGCTGGAGGAGGAACTGCATTCTTATTTTGAATCGCTTAAGCAGGTTGATCATTTAGATGCTAAATTATTGAAGGATTTTTTCCATAACTTCCTACAGAGGGTTTATCACATGCTGCAAGTGAAGGGGCTCCAAGCTCACCCGATATTCGCGGATAAAGTGACGACGGAACGAACGCAGGCAGCGGTCCGGTCCATTTACCATTTGCAGCAGTGGACGGGGGATGTCCTGGCACGCGCATGGGAGCAGCTCGAGCTCATCGAACGCACCTCAACGGTCGTCGCGGAGGTGAAGCGGTATATACAAGATCATCTGGATCAGATGATCTCACGGGACGAACTGGCGCTGCGCGTCTATCTCAATCCAGATTATTTGACGCGCATCTTCAAGAAGGAGACCGGCCTGTCGATCTCCGACTACGTGCTGCAGGAGCGCATGAAAAAAGCGAAGCACCTGCTGATGCATACAGATATTCCCGTGAGCCAAATCGCCGCTTCGATTGGGTACGCGAATTTCTCCCATTTCTCGAAAATGTTCAAAAAAGTAACGGATACCAATCCGCAGCATTATCGGCGCCAAGTCAAATCGTAAGGTCGGAAGGAGCATAATAGAGGTCGGCATTGCGGTAGTTCGCGGGACCTGCGATCTCCTAAGATAGAACTACGACATGATTGAAAGGGGAGCGCAAGACATGCTTACATCCGCAATCAAGCCCGGCAAGTTAAGAGTTCTCGCGAGGTATTGGCCGTTATTCGTGATGGTGCTGCCGGGTCTACTCTACCTGCTCATTAACAACTATTTACCGATGTTCGGGATGATTATCGCATTCAAGGATTACAACTATGCCCGGGGGATTCTCGGGAGCGACTGGATCGGGTTCAAGAACTTTGAATACCTGTTCAAGACGGACGATGCCTTCATTATTACGCGAAATACGATTCTGTACAACGCGGCTTTCATTATTATCAATCTGGTCATCGCCGTCGGCGTCGCGATTCTGCTCAATGAAGTGAAGAACAAGATCTTCGCAAGGTTCTATCAGAGCGTCATTTTGATTCCATATCTCATCTCGATGGTCATCGTCGGTTATCTGGTGCTGGCGCTGCTTAGCGGTGAGAACGGCATGATGAACAAACAGATCCTGCCGATGCTCGGCATCGAGGCGATTCCTTGGTACAACGATCCAAAATACTGGCCTTATATTCTGACCCTCGTGAACATTTGGAAAAATGTCGGCTATCTCTGCGTCATCTATCTTGCGGCTGTCATTGGCATCGATCCCGAGTATTATGAAGCGGCCAGAATCGATGGCGCGAGCAAGATCCAACAGATTAAGAACATTACGATTCCGCTGATCATTCCTGTTATCTCGATCATGACCTTGCTCCAGATCGGGCGTATCTTCTACTCCGATTTCGGACTGTTCTATCAAGTGCCGCTGGATACAGGGGCGCTGGCGCCGACGACGAACGTCATCGATACGTATGTCTATCGTGCTTTGCTGAATTTAGGGGATTTCGGGATGTCCTCCGCTGCAGGGTTATATCAATCGCTCGTCGGATTTATCCTCGTCCTGGTCTCAAATTACGTGGTCAGCCGGCGTAATCGGGACAATGCCCTATTCTAATCGACGGATCAAGGAGGATGCCTAATGAAATCTCATCAACTAACCCAGTGGGTCGCCCATATTCTGTTCATTGCCGTGACGATCGGCTGCTTGTTTCCTTTCCTGCTCTTGATCATGACGTCGATTACCGACGAGAACACCTTGCTGCAGAAGGGATACTCCATTTTCCCAAGCAAAATAAGTCTGGATGCCTACGCATACTTATGGCGTGATTCATCCGCGATTGTCCGTGCCTACGCGATCACGATATTCGTGACGCTGGTTGGAACGGTGGCAGGGCTGCTTATTACGGCGCTGCTGGCCTATCCGCTTTCCCGCAAAGACATGCCGGCCCGAAACCCGCTCGCGTTCATCGTATTCTTCACGATGCTGTTCAATGGGGGACTTGTCCCAACCTATCTGGTCTACACCCAGCTGTTCGATATGAAAAACACCCTGCTCGCACTCATTCTTCCAGGGCTGCTGACGAACGGGTTCTTCATTCTATTGATGCGTACTTTCTTCGGCACATCGATTCCAACACCGATTATTGAATCCGCTTCCATGGATGGGGCGGGCGAGTTCCGCATCTTTTATCGGATCATTCTCCCGTTGTCACTGCCGATTCTAGCGACCGTGGGCCTTATGCAGACGATCATGTACTGGAATGATTGGTATAACGGGTTGATCTATATTACCGACAGCAAGCTGTTCAGCTTGCAGAACCTGTTGAACCGCATTCTGATGAATGCGCAGTTCTTGCAGAGCAATTCCGTAGGCAATCAGAACGTAGGGACGAGTATTCCGACGGAGACGGTACGAATGGCGATGGCGGTGATCGGCGTTGTTCCTCTGCTATGTGCGTATCCGTTTTTCCAGAAGTATTTTGTCAAAGGTCTCGTGATCGGCGCGATCAAAGGGTAGGAGAAGAGCTCTGGCTAAGCTCAGCTTCGGCTGATTGGCACATAGGTAGTGATGGATGTTCTAGTTCCATGAAAAAAGGGAGGTTTTCGCGAATGAGAACAAAGAGAATGACAGTGCAATGGCTGCTCGTGACCTTGGTGGGGTTATCGATGATGTTGGCGGGGTGCGGCAGCAGCAAAGACAATGGATCGGCTGGCGGCACAGAACAACAGTCTGGATCTAGTGAGAGCGGCGGCAGCGGTGCTTCGGACTTGAAGCCGTACGAGATTACGATTGCTTATGCGAACTTGGGTAACGCGAAGGACCTGCAAGAGGTGCAGGATGCGATCAGCAAGGTGACGCAGGCGAAGATCAATGCGACGGTCAAGCTGATGCCGATCGATTTCGCCGCATGGGCGCAGCAGACGAACCTGATGCTCGCGGGAAATGAGAAGCTCGATATTATGATGACGATGGGCTCGTTGAACTATAGTGGTCAGGTGGCGAAGGGGCAACTGCTGCCGTTGGATGAGATGCTGGATAAGTATGGCCAAGAGGTGAAGAAGGCGATCGCACCGGAGATTCTCAAGGCGACCATGATCGATGGTAAAACGTTTGGCTTGCCGAGCATTCGCGACTGGGCCGCGGATTTCGGCGTGATGATGCGCAAAGACCTGGTTGACAAATACAAGATCGATACGGCGTCTATTAAGTCATTGGACGATTTGGATGCAATCTTTAAGATCATTAAAGATAATGAGCCGACGGTGACGCCTGTGGTGCCATATTTGCAATCGACTGGGGTGCTCAGCATCTTCAGTACGGCGGATTTTGATACCCTAGGCGATACGTTCGGCGTGCTGCCGGACTATGATAACGGTCTGAAAGTCGTGAATATGTACGAACATCCGAAATATAAAGCGATGGTCGACATTGCGAGAAGATGGTACATGGCGGGCTACATCTCCAAGGACGTTGCGACGAATAAAAATGCAGCGAGCGCACTGATCAAGGCGGATAAGGCGTTCGCCTATATTGCCAACATGAAGCCGGGCTACGAGTCGAAGGAATCGCGAACGGCAGGGAAGGAGCTCGTGGGCGTGCGGCTCACGAAGCCGTTATCGTCGACGACCGGTGTTCAGACGGGGATGTTCAGTATTGTGAAGAACTCGCAGGATCCGGAGCGCGCGATGATGTTCTTGAACCTGCTCTACTCCGACAAAGAGCTCATCAACCTGATCGATTACGGCATCGAAAATAAACACTATGTGAAGAAGTCCGACAATGTGATCAACTATGCGCCGGGCGTGGATGCTGCGACAAGTGGCTACAACCCGAATCATGGCTGGCTGTTCGGCAACCAGTTCCTCTCGTATATCTGGGAGGGAGATCCGGAAGATCTGTGGGAGCAGACGGCAGCCTTTAATAAGTCAGCGACGTTCTCCAAGGCGATGGGCTTCAACTTCAACGTGGATCCGGTGAAGACGGAAGCGGCTGCGGCGAAGACGGTGGTCGACCAGTTCGCGATCGGCTTGATGTCGGGGACGCTAGACCCGGCGGAATACCTGCCGAAATTCAACGAGAAGCTGAAGGCGGCAGGATTAGATAAAATTATCGCAGAGAAACAGAAGCAATTGGATGCGTGGGCGGCGAGTCAAAATAAATAGACGAAGCGGGAGGCCCCTGTGTCGCACTTGGTGCGCATGGGGGCCTTTGCTGTGGGGTGGGGGTTCGCCGTGGCGTCCCGCGAACGGCAGAAATAACTGCCAAAAGCAGTTAAATAGCCCGCCATGCCCGCGAGCGGTCGAAATAACTGCCAAAAGGCAGTTAATACGCTCGCCACGCCCACGAACGGCTAAAATAACTGCAAAAAAGCAGTTAAATAGCTCGCGGCGCCCGCGACCGGCTGAAATAACTGCAAAAAAGCAGTTAAATAGCTCGCCGTACCCGCGAGTGGCCGAAATAACTGCAAAAAAGCAGTTAAATAGCTCGCTGTGCCTGCGAGTGGCTGAAATAACTGCAAAAAAGCAGTTAATATGCTCGCTACGCTTACGGAACGGCCGAAATAACTGCAAAAAAGCAGTTAAATAGCCCGCCACGCCCGTGAGTGGCTGAAATAACTGCAAAAAAGCAGTTAAATAGCCCGCCATACCCGCGAGTGGCTGAAATAACTGCCAAAAAGCAGTTAATTATGCCTGCCGCGCGTGTGAACTGCTGAAATAACTGCCAAAAGGCAGTTAATATGCTCGTGGCGCCCGCGAACGGCCGAAATAACTGCAAAAAAGCAGTTAATACGCTCGCCACGCCCACGAACGGCTAAAATAACTGCCAAAAGGCAGTTAAATAGCTCGCCGCGCCCGCGAACGGCCGAAATAACTGCTAAAAAGCAGTTATTTCGCTCCCACGCGCTCACCACCACGGTGTGCTCAATTGAAAAGCGGCACCTCGCACAATCGTAGCTCCAAAAAGGGGATGGATATGGGGTGAAGGAGCGATAGCGGCCGTAACCCCATATCCACCCATCCCCGTGCGCCAACGTTGCAGGCCGCGCCACTCTTTTGAGCACACCCAATCCCCCTCATATTTCCCCCAGCATGTCATATACTGAACCAACCTTGCTTACGGTAAAAATCTCTAGGGAGGTCATTTGGTATGCGAAAAGACTGGAAAAGCGCCCTGTATTCCTATGTGAATCAATTTAACCGGACAGAAGTCGATTATCGGCAGCCCGCAGATCAAGTCGTGGTGACAGATTTAGATCATGTAATGCGCAAAAGCACTCGCATGCATATGCTAAAGGAATGGTATCAAGCGCGGGAGTCAACGCCGCTTCGCAATGAGACGCGGACAAAGCTGCTGCGGACACGTGAAGGTGAAGGGGAGGTTGTCGTTGATCTGGAATTCCAGACGCGGCGAATCTATGAGAAACGCCACATCGCTCACGTCGAAGAACGATTAGAACAAGAGCGTATCACACTGAACAAGGATGGCGACATGTGGATCATTACCCGCATTGAGCAGAACATCCCCGAACGTCATCCCGAAGAACGAAGAACGGAGAAGGAGGAGATTGTGACTAACCCTGAACAGCAGACGTCCGAGCATATCCCATCCCTTCCTCTTCTAAATACGGATGTTCTCGGGATGCCCAAATCGTGGCGTGCGAAGCCTTATGCAAGGGAACGCGCGGTTCAATATGCAGATCAGTGGTGGAACGGAAATAACCCGGAATTTCTAGCCTTTGAAGTCGATTGCACGAATTATATTTCGCAGTGTCTCGTTGCAGGGGGTGGACCAATCCACTATACTGGTAAAAGAGAAACAGGCTGGTGGTACCGGGGCATGGTGAACAATCAGGAGGCTTGGAGTTACAGCTGGGCGGTCGCCAATGCGCTTAACAATTATTTGAATCATAGTGATTCGTATTTGCAAGCCGTTCCCGTTGAAAGGCCGACGGATTTACAGCTAGGCGATGTCATTAGTTATGACTGGGACGGCGATGGCCGCTTTCAGCATAGCGCAATCGTAACTGCGTTTGATGCTGGTGGGATGCCGCTGGTTAATGCACATACGACAAATAGCCGACATCGTTACTGGGATTACCGGGACTCTTATGCGTATACAGATCGTACACAATATCGTTTCTTTCATATTATGGATTATTTCTAATTTCTAAATGGTTTACAATGAAATAAAGGGCCTATGGGGCTACAAAACATGTTCTATTGCGGAGGAAAGTCATGAGCGGCATAAAGAAAACACGCGTAGGTCTTATCTACGGAGGCAAGTCAGGCGAGCACGAA
Proteins encoded:
- a CDS encoding amidase domain-containing protein, which produces MRKDWKSALYSYVNQFNRTEVDYRQPADQVVVTDLDHVMRKSTRMHMLKEWYQARESTPLRNETRTKLLRTREGEGEVVVDLEFQTRRIYEKRHIAHVEERLEQERITLNKDGDMWIITRIEQNIPERHPEERRTEKEEIVTNPEQQTSEHIPSLPLLNTDVLGMPKSWRAKPYARERAVQYADQWWNGNNPEFLAFEVDCTNYISQCLVAGGGPIHYTGKRETGWWYRGMVNNQEAWSYSWAVANALNNYLNHSDSYLQAVPVERPTDLQLGDVISYDWDGDGRFQHSAIVTAFDAGGMPLVNAHTTNSRHRYWDYRDSYAYTDRTQYRFFHIMDYF
- a CDS encoding helix-turn-helix domain-containing protein, which codes for MFQVLIVDDELHAVKGVASGVDWARIGVTKIHQAYNIRQAKEVFEQHPVELMVCDIEMPQGSGLELMAWVKERYPETIVVFLTCHADFQFARQALQLGSFDYLLKPVRYAELESVLARGIERLEKLRAQSVFNQTYLHYQRLWESHQPLLIERFWLHLIGREIPSHPDRIQEVLVKQGIPYRAEQRFIPVFIRIQRWHKELSLREEKIMAYALRSTLQEAAAEHGVDGICIQVQRGEALAIFEQENLSLDKVREAMQHYVRFCTQYYYCDLSCYVGEPATMHHMTDRYEQLVLHDAENVTRMNEVFVTEEVVKKQDLWELPRMEMWSEYMMRGERGKLEEELHSYFESLKQVDHLDAKLLKDFFHNFLQRVYHMLQVKGLQAHPIFADKVTTERTQAAVRSIYHLQQWTGDVLARAWEQLELIERTSTVVAEVKRYIQDHLDQMISRDELALRVYLNPDYLTRIFKKETGLSISDYVLQERMKKAKHLLMHTDIPVSQIAASIGYANFSHFSKMFKKVTDTNPQHYRRQVKS
- a CDS encoding ABC transporter substrate-binding protein: MRTKRMTVQWLLVTLVGLSMMLAGCGSSKDNGSAGGTEQQSGSSESGGSGASDLKPYEITIAYANLGNAKDLQEVQDAISKVTQAKINATVKLMPIDFAAWAQQTNLMLAGNEKLDIMMTMGSLNYSGQVAKGQLLPLDEMLDKYGQEVKKAIAPEILKATMIDGKTFGLPSIRDWAADFGVMMRKDLVDKYKIDTASIKSLDDLDAIFKIIKDNEPTVTPVVPYLQSTGVLSIFSTADFDTLGDTFGVLPDYDNGLKVVNMYEHPKYKAMVDIARRWYMAGYISKDVATNKNAASALIKADKAFAYIANMKPGYESKESRTAGKELVGVRLTKPLSSTTGVQTGMFSIVKNSQDPERAMMFLNLLYSDKELINLIDYGIENKHYVKKSDNVINYAPGVDAATSGYNPNHGWLFGNQFLSYIWEGDPEDLWEQTAAFNKSATFSKAMGFNFNVDPVKTEAAAAKTVVDQFAIGLMSGTLDPAEYLPKFNEKLKAAGLDKIIAEKQKQLDAWAASQNK
- a CDS encoding ABC transporter permease; this encodes MLTSAIKPGKLRVLARYWPLFVMVLPGLLYLLINNYLPMFGMIIAFKDYNYARGILGSDWIGFKNFEYLFKTDDAFIITRNTILYNAAFIIINLVIAVGVAILLNEVKNKIFARFYQSVILIPYLISMVIVGYLVLALLSGENGMMNKQILPMLGIEAIPWYNDPKYWPYILTLVNIWKNVGYLCVIYLAAVIGIDPEYYEAARIDGASKIQQIKNITIPLIIPVISIMTLLQIGRIFYSDFGLFYQVPLDTGALAPTTNVIDTYVYRALLNLGDFGMSSAAGLYQSLVGFILVLVSNYVVSRRNRDNALF
- a CDS encoding sensor histidine kinase, which gives rise to MPFLDKPRFKSIRYKLIFGFLIVMLPLIAFLLYNNFYAIEVVRSQIAKSFSNLTALYMGQIDRNLEELDKYLYNLSAQNTDLLSLEFPEDRDPDQYYFAKIRLFNALTDDIANYPLADMFFVYSAANDELITTPYRGTEYAEHEARKADVNRFFNQEHYVSKQISRQWFVRQIHQTYYLSHIVPVSEGVFIGAWVRASNLMMPMSLIDLGEQGRTVLSTSEEQPMSDASFISQNGIDLALHNQPYNMTGTKDRYLVVGDRSSKGDFTLLALIPDRVILEQLPFLQRMGSVISIGAAVLMIAVLLGLRKVILLPINRIVTAMRRVQDGNLDVRIAQGSASMEFELMNATFNTMASQIKELKIHVYEEQLNLQRAELQYLHLQMKPHFFLNALNIIYNLAEVRDYSLIQDMSRSLVQHFRFMFRSNLSLVLLQDELEHTRNYLHIQELRFPGHVSFEIDYPESFVHASVPPLIIQTFVENTVKHAVTLDEPLLIRVRVEPIASSEGEEQYMKILIEDTGGGFPAQVLEQLQRGEDMGRREGEHIGVWNVQRRLGLLYQGKAKLLFYNGSTCGAVVEIHLPVRIQA
- a CDS encoding carbohydrate ABC transporter permease, with amino-acid sequence MKSHQLTQWVAHILFIAVTIGCLFPFLLLIMTSITDENTLLQKGYSIFPSKISLDAYAYLWRDSSAIVRAYAITIFVTLVGTVAGLLITALLAYPLSRKDMPARNPLAFIVFFTMLFNGGLVPTYLVYTQLFDMKNTLLALILPGLLTNGFFILLMRTFFGTSIPTPIIESASMDGAGEFRIFYRIILPLSLPILATVGLMQTIMYWNDWYNGLIYITDSKLFSLQNLLNRILMNAQFLQSNSVGNQNVGTSIPTETVRMAMAVIGVVPLLCAYPFFQKYFVKGLVIGAIKG